Genomic segment of Paenalkalicoccus suaedae:
CAAGTATTTGCGGGTAATGCTCCTGAAAGTGCGACAAATTTAGTGTTGTTAAATGCAGGGGCTGCCTTATATGTAGCTAGAAAGGCCTCCACAATTAAAGCGGGAGTGGCGCAAGCGAAAGAAGCACTCGGAGAACAAGCAATTGCTCATCTTCAGTCAATGAGAGCAGAAAAGGAAGTGCAATCATGACAATATTGGATACGATTGTTGAGAGAAAAAAGCAGGAAGTTCAATTAATAGAGATTCCTTCTGAGCGACTAGTCGAGCGCGAGAGGCTCTCTCTTGTTGATTCGATTAAAAAGAGTCAGCACCCAATGGGAATCATCGCGGAAGTGAAAAAAGCGAGTCCTTCTAAAGGGATACTTGTACAGGATTTTGATCCACTGGCCATTGCAGAAGAATACGAGAAGCTTCAGGTAGCGGGTATTTCGGTGCTGACAGATAAAGATTTTTTCCAAGGGGACGATCGTTATTTAACAGCTATTAAAGAGGCCGTTTCGATCCCTATCTTAAGAAAAGATTTTATTATCGATCATAAGCAAGTCATGCAAGCAGATAGAATTGGATCAGATGCTATTTTGCTCATTGCTGCCATATTAGACGGTACGCAATTAAAAGAGCTTTATGAGCATGCGAGAGAGCTATCTATGGATGTTTTAGTAGAAGTTCACAACGAAGAGGAAATTGAAAAAGTAGTAACTCACATTAAGCCAGAGCTAATTGGCGTGAACAATCGAAACTTAAAAACCTTTGAAACAAGCTTAGCAAATTCAGAACGTTTAAAGCCTTACTTGCCGAAGGATGCTCTTTTTATCAGTGAGAGCGGAATAGCAACGTCTAGCGATACAGCCTTTTTAAATCAAATTGGAGTCGATGGACTATTAGTAGGCGAAGGGTTTATGAAAAGCGACAATAAGCACGAGTTCCTTAAAGCGTTGTTTGGTGATCAGTCATGACTGATCTCAAATACTGTGGAATGCGTTCAGAAATAGATTACCAGAAGGCCATGAAAACAAAAGCAGATTATCTTGGATTTATTTTTGTGAAAAGTAAGCGTCAGGTTGATCCGAACGACGTACGTAATTGGGTCAATACACACGGACGCCATGGTAAAAAGCTAGTCGGGGTGTTTGTAAATGAAGATATTGAATCAATTGTAAACACGGCAAACGTAGCTCAGTTAGACGGTTTGCAGTTGCATGGAACAGAGGACGTTAAAACGGTAAGGGCCCTTAAAGAGCAAACGGACTGCTTTATTATTAAAACGATCCATCATAATAAAGATGCCTTAAAGACGATGGCAGCGTATAACGATCTTGTCGACATCTTTTTAGTAGACACAAAAACAGAGACAGAGTGGGGTGGCTCTGGTATCTCCTTTGACTGGAAAGCTATTCCTTCATACAAGGAGCAAGCTAAAACGCAGGATACGCCACTTTTTGTAGCTGGCGGTATCACCCCAGATAATGTGAACGACTTAATGTCTTTTAAACCTGATGGCATTGATGTTTCGTCAGGTATTGAATCAGCAGCGTCAAAAGATGAAAGGAAGATGAAAAAAATGGCAGAATCAGTCAAGAAAACGTATCAAGCACCAGACCATTTAGGTCGCTTTGGTGATTTTGGTGGTAAATATGTTCCTGAAACACTGATGTACGCGCTTGAAGAGCTTGAAGAAGCATATAAGGAAGCGCAACAGGATGAGTCATTTAAACAAGCCTTAATCAAAGAGCTGTATGAATATTCTGGTCGTCCTACGGCGATGACATATGCAGAAAGACTGTCCGAACATTACGGTGGAGCGCAAATTTACTTGAAGCGAGAGGATCTTAATCATACAGGTGCTCACAAAATCAATAATGCGCTAGCTCAGGGACTTTTAGCGATGCGTATGGGAAAGAAACAGATTATCGCTGAAACAGGAGCTGGTCAGCACGGTGTAGCATCTGCGACAGTTGCCGCAAGGTTTGGACTGAGCTGTAAGGTATTTATGGGAGCAGAAGATATTCGTCGCCAAGAGCTTAACGTATTTCGTATGAGACTATTAGGAGCGGAAGTAATAGAAGTACAATCAGGCGGTAAAACGTTAAAGGATGCTACAAATGAAGCAATTCGCCACTGGGTTGCAAATGTAGAAGATACATTTTATCTGATTGGAAGTGCAGTAGGCCCTCATCCATATCCAATGATGGTTCGTGACTTTCAAAGTGTGATTGGGGAAGAGAGTATTGCGCAGATGAAGCGTATGATTGGCCGTTTGCCTGATGAGGTAGTTGCATGTGTTGGTGGAGGAAGTAACGCAATCGGGATGTTCCACCCATTCATTAACTATGACGATGTCGCGTTAACTGGCATTGAGGCTGCTGGTAAAGGTGTTGACACAACCGAACATGCAGCAACGTTAACAAGAGGTCGTAAAGGTGTCTTACACGGATCACTTTCTTACCTTCTGCAAGACGAAAATGGGAATATAACAGAGCCTTACTCCATTTCAGCAGGACTTGATTATCCAGGTATAGGTCCTGAGCATGCACACCTTCGTGATATTAAGCGAGTTAACTATGAATCCGTCACAGATGATGAAGCAATGAAAGCATTAAAAGACCTTTGTGAGCTTGAAGGTATTTTACCAGCAATCGAAACAGCGCATGCACTAGCATATGTAGAAAGACATGCTAAAACGATGTCGAAAGACGATGTATTACTCGTTTGTCTCTCTGGACGAGGAGATAAAGACGTGATGACGATTCAAGAGACATTGGAGGCAGATAAGGGATGAACCGTTTAAAACAAGATGCTTTTCAATCTAAAAAAGAACGTTTTGTACCATATATTATGAGCAGTGACCCGTCTTATGAGGCTTCCATCGATATTGCGTTAACGCTTGAAGAAGCAGGCGTTGACGCAATTGAGTGGGGCGTACCATTTAGTGATCCACTAGCTGATGGACCAGTTATTCAAGAGGCCGGTGATCGTGCTCGTAAAGCAGGCGGTGGTCTGCGTCGGGCAGTTGAAGGAGCAAAAGAAGCACGCGCAAAAGGATTAACGGTTCCGCTTGTCCTATTCACGTACATTAACCCTGTATTATCTGTTGGTTTTAAAGAGGTAATAGAGCTAATGGAGGACGCAGATATGGATGGGATTTTAATTCCTGATCTTCCTTTTGAGGAGAGCGAGGAATTACGTGCACTATGTAATGAGAAAGGGATTTCGTTAATTTCATTAGTTGCACCAAGCTCTAAAAATCGGATGGAGAAAATTAGTCGTCTTGGCGATGGATTTATTTATTACGTGACTTCCCTAGGTGTTACAGGTACGAGAGAGAGTTTTGCTGAGGAGCTTTCCGAGTCTATCCAAAAGTTACGCGACGTTGCTTCCGTTCCTGTGCTTGCTGGATTTGGTATATCCACCCGTGAGCACGTCCAGCACTTCCAATCGATCGCCGACGGCGTCATTGTAGGTAGTGCCTTAGTGCGCTTTATTTCAGAGCGTGAGGATACCCTATTACAAGCAAATCGGGAAAAACCTTTGCAGGAGATTAAATCATTTATTGAAGAGCTTTGCTCTTAGTATAGAGGAGGAATTGTCTTGAAGATTAAATCAACGCTCCACGGTCTAACCCCATATCAACCTGGGAAGCCGATGGAGGAAGTAAAGCGCGAGCTTGGTCTTGATGAAGTAGTTAAGCTTGCTTCAAATGAAAATCCATACGGTGCTTCAGATAGCGTCCAAGCAGCGATTCAAGAAGCAGTATCTTCTATTGCTATTTATCCAGATGGTGGAGCGGCAAAACTCCGTCAAAAAGTGGCGGAGCTTCACAATATTGACGAGCAACAGATTATTTTTGGGAATGGCTCGGATGAAGTCATCCTTATTCTATGTCGTGCATTATTAAGTGCTGGTGATTCGATTGTGACGGCTACACCGACGTTTCCCCAATATAAGCATAACGCCGTTATTGAGGGGGCGAATGTGATCGAAGTGCCCTTAGTAAATGGAACGCATGATTTAGATGCGATGTACGATGCGATTGATGAGACGACTAAAATTGTTTTTGTTTGTAATCCTAATAATCCATCAGGAACGTATGTGAACGAAGAGGCGTTTATGTCCTTTTTAAAGCGTGTCCCTAAAGACGTTTTAGTAGTGAGTGATGAGGCGTATGAAGAGTACGTCACTGCAGAGGACTACCCCGACACAATTCCTCTAATCAAGAACTATGATAATTTGATGGTATTACGCACTTTTTCGAAAGCGTATGGCATTGCATCGCTACGAGTTGGTTATGGTGTTGCGAATGCAAGTTTTATACAAGGGATTGAACCAGGTCGTGAGCCGTTTAATACGAATAGTATCGCGCAGGCAGCAGCACTTGCAGCTTTAGATGACCAAGATTTCATTGCGGATTGTAAGGTTAAAAACAAAGAAGAGCTAGAGCTGTTTGAAGCATTTTGTGAGGATAACGGATTTCCGTATTATCCGTCTCAAACGAACTTTCTCTTGTTTAGTGTGAACAAGCCAGGTGGAGAGGTATTTGATTACTTACTGCGCAAAGGCTTCATCGTTCGTAACGGAGAGGCTTTAGGATTCCCTTCCTATGTTCGAGTAACGCTCGGCACAAAAGAGCAAAATGAGCGCATTCGATCACTATTAACAGATTGGCTACTTTAGGAGGATTCACGTGAGTAAACAAATTGCATTAATTGGACTTGGTTTAATAGGGGGGTCTCTTGCTCTAGCAATTAAGAGCGGACTCCCTAAAGCACAAATCAAGGGCTTCGATATTGATCAAAACTCTGTCAAGCTCGCTTCGACTCTGCAAATTATCGACGAGCAGGCAGAATCTCTTGAAGATGCTGTGAGAGATGCAGATATTATTATTTTAGCTGCTCCTGTAGAGAGCACGATTAAGTTGATTCAGCAACTAGAGACGCTACCGCTTCAAGCTGGTGCCATTGTGACAGACGTTGGAAGTACAAAAGAAACGGTTGTCGTTGCGGGTAATAAACTGCAATCAAAAGGAGTCTTTTTTATCGGAGGTCATCCGATGGCAGGCTCTCATAAAACAGGCGTTGAAGCATCGATTGAACGCCTATTCGAGAATGCCTATTACGTATTAACGCCAGCAGAAGGCGTGCCTGATAATAAGCTTATTCAGCTACAAAACGTGTTAAAGGGGACAAAAGCAAAATTTATTCAGTTAGAGCCAGCCTCGCATGATCGATTTGCTGGGCTCATCAGTCATTTCCCACATATCGTTGCATCTGCTCTCGTTCATCACGTGGCAAAAGCAGGCGATGAAGATCCATTGATTACGCAGCTTGCAGCTGGTGGATTTAGAGACATCACGCGGATTGCGTCTGCTTCTCCAACGATGTGGCGAGATATACTCATGCACAATAAAGAGCAACTACTCCCAATGATTCAAGAGTGGAATGCTATTATGAAGAACGTCGAGGACATGCTACATACGGATGATGATGAAGCTATTTATGCCTTTTTTGCCGATGCAAAGGATGTTCGTGATAACTTACCATCTAAGAAAAAAGGGGCTATGCTTCCTTTTTATGATTTATATGTAGACATTCCTGACCATCCTGGCGTTATTTCGGATGTTACAGCAATATTAGCTAAGGCGAGTATTAGCATTACCAACATTCGAATTATTGAAGCACGCGAAGGCATAATGGGGGCATTAAGACTTAGCTTCCGTTCTGAAGAAGATTTAACTGTCGCAAAACAACAATTAGAAGAGCACGCATATGAAGCGTACGATGTACAGTAAGAGGAGGCGTCTATGGAGAAGGTGATTTATCAAGCGAAAAAGCCCCTACAAGGGACAGTGGTGACTCCTGGAGACAAGTCGATCAGCCATAGATCGGTTATGTTTGCGGCCATCGCGGAGGGCACATCGGAGATTACGGGCTTTCTCCGAGGTCAAGACTGCTTAAGCACGATTTCATGTATGAGACAGCTAGGTGTAAAAATTGAAGAGACTGAGGATAAAATAATTGTCCACGGGAAAGGCGTTCATGGCTTAACAGAACCAAAAGAAATATTAGACGTTGGTAATTCAGGGACGACGATCCGACTTCTCTCTGGAATTTTAGCAGGTCAACCTTTTGCGTCTATGTTAATTGGGGATGATTCCATTGCAAAACGACCTATGAGAAGAGTCACAGGACCGTTAAAAATGATGAACGCAACGATTGACGGTAGAGATTATGCAAACTTAACGCCAATTGCTATTCGAGGTGGCAGTTTACAAGGGATGTCGTATGTATCTCCTGTTGCTAGTGCGCAGGTGAAGTCTGCCATTTTACTAGCAGGTCTTTATGCAAATGGCACGACGACAGTTGCTGAACCTCATAAGTCACGAGATCATACGGAAAGAATGTTGCAAGCTTTTGGAGTCGATGTCACTTCTTCGGAGCTTTCGGCATCCATTCAAGGTGGACAAAAGCTTACTGCGACTAATGTGCACGTTCCTGGAGACGTATCTTCTGCTACATTTATGCTCGTTGCGGCTGCTATTGTACCTGATAGTGATGTTACTCTTACTAATGTAGGGTTAAATCCAACGAGATCAGGTATTATTGATGTGCTCGAGCGTATGGGGGCGTCCCTTACATTTTCTAACGAAAAGACGGTGGGGGGAGAGCCAGTGGCGGATATTCGAATTCGCTATCAGGAGCTAACCTCGACAACCGTTGAGGGAGCGGAAATTCCTCGGTTGATTGATGAGATTCCTGCTATTGCGCTGTTAGCAACGCAAGCGAAAGGGACTACCGTGATTAAAGACGCAGAAGAACTAAAAGTAAAGGAAACGAATCGGATCGATACGGTTGTTTTACAGCTCCAGAAGCTCGGTGCGTCGATTGAAGCGACGGATGATGGTATGATCATCCATGGTGGGGAATCGTTGCACGGTGGAAGCGCAGAGAGCTATCACGATCATCGTATCGGCATGACTATGGCTCTCGCTGGTCTCATCTCAGAGAATCCAGTGTCTGTTTCAGGAACAGATGCGATTGCAGTCTCCTATCCAAATTTCTTCACTCATTTAGAAGAACTCCAAGGAGATTCATGATTCATTGCCTATCAGACGAAAATCTGGTAGGCTTTTGTGCGCAGAGATATTTGAGGAGGCTATAAGTAATGAATGAAAAAGTAGCACGCATCGTGAAAATGATAGAAGACGGCCAGCATGAAAAAGGCCTTCAAGATTTAGCGGCTTATGTAAAAGAAGCTGATGATGAAACGAGACGAGATATAGCAGAGCTTTATTTCCAGCTAGGTTTAGTCGATAAGGCGCTTGAGATCACAGAGGAACTCATGTTCTCTTATCCGGATAATGGAGAGCTGTTTGCGTTTGCCTCAGAGTGCTACATTGAGCTAGGTAAAGAGCAGGAAGCACTAGATATGCTAAATGAAATTAAAAAAGATGGTCCTGCATTTTTACAGGCGCAACTATTACTTGCAGACCTATATGAAAGTCAAGGACTAGAAGAGGTTGCCGAACAAAAGCTGTTAGAAGCAATCAAGCAGTTGCCGAATGAGGTTGTATTATTATATGGATTAGGTGAATTCTATCTAAATCGAGGCGATTTTAAGCAGGCGATCTCTTATTACAAGCGAGTGATTCATCAGGACGATTTAAGTGATCTACCTGTTGATCCTCGCATTCGACTGGCAGAAGCGTTTAGCGCCACGGGTCAATTTGAAGAAGCGCTCGATTATTATAAAAAAGGTCTTCAAGAAGAGCGTACGACAGAGGCTATGTACGGGTATGGTGTCACAGCTATGCAGCTAGAGGATTACGAAACGGCAATTGATGCGTTTACCGTTGTACTAAAGCAGGATCCTGACTTTACGACTGCTTATGCCAACCTAGGTAAGGCTTACATGGCTATTAAGAAATGGGAGGACGCTCAGGAGACATTTGAAGAAGGCTTACGTCGCGATGAATACAATGAGAGCTTGTATTTGGAGCTTGCTAGACTCTTGCTTTCTCAAGGGCATGGAGAAGACGGACAAGTCTTTTTAGAGAAGGTAATAGCACTCAATCCATCGAACTTGTCAGCTGTGACGGAAGCGTTGCGCTACTATGATGACGTTGAGGATTATGATGCGATGCTTGACCTCGTTCGTTTTTTAGATGATTACAATGAGTTTGATCCGCTGTTTGAACGATATCGTGCTAAAGCACTTTACGAAGCGGATGATATCACTGGTGCTATTCAAGCCTATGATATTGCTATAGCTGAACTCGCTGAAGAGGTAACTCTTTACGAAGAGGCTTATCCTGTTTATTTTGCTAACGGTCAAAGAGAAAAAGCGCTAGAGCTACTTCGAAAAATAGTCGTGTTAGATCCAGAGCGAGAGGATATAGCTATGAGGATTGAAGATTTAGAGCAAGAAAGTTGAAACGTTTGCAGGATATTGAGCGTGAATGTAGAATAAGTATAACAACCGATAAATGTTAAGAAACTTTTTCGCTCGAATCTGACTTATCAAGGGAGGGGTCGTGATGAATAGTCCAATTCCAGTAATGGAGAAAAGGGACTTTCTAAAGTGGTTCCTAGAAAAGTACCAGCTAAAGCGACGAGAGTGTGCATGGCTTTTAAACTTTTTAATGAGTGACGACATCTTAATGGAGCGCGTGCATTTTGTTGAACAAGCAGAGTTTTGCCCAAAAGCGCTCATGATTTCCGCTAACAACGTGGATCAAGTTCCGTTTGCGTTTCACAAAAATCAGCACGTGACAATGGATGCGGAAAAGTCCTTTCATGATATTCGGTTAAATAGAAATGAAGATATTTATATCCAGCTAAACTTCAAAGATAAGCATGCACTACCCCAATATGTTGCGGTGCTTGAGGAGAATCCTTATCTTCCGGCTAATGTTGCTGAAGAAACGGTTCAGAGTTTACTTGCAGAAATGGTACTCGATGAATCGATTCGACATAAGCAGTTAACGGAGCTTTCTCTTCAAATCGACCTTGCGTTAGAGCACGGAGATAAAGCGCGCTTCTTGGAACTATCAAAACAATATTCGGAGCTAAAAGCCCTGTACTCTTAGGGCTTTTCTTTTTTGGAGGTCTAAAAGATGAAGTGGATCGAATCGGATTATAAGACATTTGTAAAGGCAAAAGAATATGTGGATACTGTCATTATTCCACTTATTCCGGTAGAGGCAGGTCGCAATCAAGCGGACAGTGTTAGAATGAGCGAGTTTACAGGCTTTTTAACAGACTATCTAGAGCGACAGTTTATGGGGAGGCTATTGTTAACCCCTGCGTTCACGTATTTACCTACAGAAGAGAAAGATGCCTTGCAAAAGCGGGCTGAAAGCTTTGCTTCGCATTTTAAAGATGCATCCTTACCTCACGTCTTTTTTGTGACAGCTGATATGGCATGGCGCCATCTTATTGAGCCTGAAGTTGGAGAGCTAATTTGGATTCCATCATTCTCTGTAGCTGATATGGAAGCGGCTAAAAGACAACAAGCGTTTGAACAACAGGCGAAGCAAATAATCCCTTTATTTACGGAAAAATGGAACGACACGAAATAGACATTATTCTTGCAAAATGTTTTCCCGGATTATATTGACAGCCCGTGTTTTGTTAAGCTATCATTAAATAGTCTTAGTATGATAAATTATAAAAATGTGTGTAGAAACGGTAGTGAGGAGGGAAGGTCGTGAGCGAGAAAAAGCATCGGGTATCTAGACGCCAATTTTTAACCTATACACTTACAGGTGTAGGCGGTTTCATGGCAGCAGGAATGCTCGCTCCAATGGTCAGAATGGCATTGGATCCAGCGCTTGAGGCAGGTGGAGATTCAGAATTTGTTTCTATCGGTCTAAGCGAAGCTGACTTAACAGAAGAACCACAACGAGTAGATTTCTCCGTAGAATTAGAGGACGGTTGGTATACTTCTGAACAATCAAGATCTGCATGGGTATTCCTAAATGAAGGGGAAGTCATGGCTCTGTCTCCTGTTTGTACACATCTAGGATGTACAGTGGATTGGAACACAAGTCCGGAAAACCAAGATCAGTTCTTCTGTCCATGTCACTTTGGACGATTCGAACGAGATGGTACGAACGTTCCGGGGACACCACCAACGCGTCCATTGGATGTGTATGATGTAGAGGTTCGAGATGGAATGATTTACTTAGGACAAATTAATCAGCGTTAAGGGGGGCCAAATAATGCTTCAGAAAGTGTATGACTGGGTGGACGAGCGGCTTGATATTACCCCATTATGGCGCGATATTGCAGACCACGAAGTTCCTGAGCACGTGAACCCTGCCCATCATTTTTCAGCGTTCGTTTATTGTTTTGGTGGCTTGACATTTTTCGTCGTAGTTATCCAAATTTTATCAGGTATGTTTTTAACTATGTACTACGTACCAGATATCGTGCACGCACACGAGTCGGTATATTACTTACAAAATGAAGTAACTCACGGGATGATTGTACGGGGAATGCACCATTGGGGTGCCAGTCTCGTTATCGTAATGATGTTCTTGCATACACTGCGTGTATTCTTTACAGGATCATATAAAAAACCACGTGAGCTTAACTGGGTTGTCGGTGTTCTATTATTCTTCGTAATTTTAGGACTAGGCTTCACAGGATACCTTCTACCATGGGATATGAAGGCTTACTTTGCAACGGTAGTAGGACTTGAAATCGCAGAAGCAGCTCCATTTGTTGGTGGATTTGCTAGAACACTTCTAGCAGGTGGCGATATTATCGGTGCTCAAACACTTGCACGATTCTTTGCGATTCACGTGTTCTTCTTACCAGGAGCACTACTCGGATTACTTGGAGCTCACTTCATTATGATCCGTAAGCAAGGTATCTCAGGTCCGTTGTAAGAGCTATTCATCACATGATAAGGAGGGAACATTATGCATCGCGGTAAAGGTATGAAGTTCGTTGGAGATTCGCGTGTCTCAGCTGAGCGTAAGCCGAATATTCCAAAGGACTATTCTGAATATCCAGGTAAAACAGAGGCGTTTTGGCCAAACTTTTTACTTCGTGAGTGGATGGTAGGTGCCGTATTCTTAATCGGGTTCCTAATCCTTACTGTTGCACACCCTGCGCCATTACAGGCTGTAGCGGATCCAACAGTTTCCGGGTATATTCCACTTCCTGACTGGTATTTCTTATTCTTGTATCAACTATTAAAGTATGAATTTGCTGCAGGTCCATACACAGTTATGGGAGCAGTTGTTATTCCAGGTATTGCATTTGGTGCGTTATTACTCGCTCCATGGCTTGACACAAGTAAGGAGAGACGTCCTCACAAACGTCCGATTGCTTCTGGTCTTATGCTACTTGGTGTTATTTCTATCATTTTCTTAACTTGGGAGTCAGTAGACCAGCATGACTGGGAAGCTGCTGCTAATATCGGACAGCTTGATGAATCTGGTGTTGAAATAGATGAAGCAGCTGCCGGCTATGAGATTTACCAGACACAAGATTCTTGTATCGGGTGTCACGGTGGTGACATGATGGGTGGCGCAGCCGGTCCTAACATGTTCCAAAGTGATTATTCTACTGAAGAAGTTATCGACATTATCGTAAACGGCCAAGGCGCTATGCCAGGCGGTCAATTCGATGGCTCTGATGAAGAATTAGAAACACTTGCTGCATTCATCGCTAATGATGGCCAACAGCCTGAAGGCGAAGGCGGCGGTGGCGGAGAAGCTGAAGAAGGCGGCGAGGGCGAAGAAGATGCCGATGCCAATGCTAACGAAGAAGCGAACGCTAACGAATAATTAAAGGTTTATGGGGCTATTCTACATTCTATGTAGGATTGCCCTTTTTTACTACTTAAGAATCGAGGCTAGTTATGGGCGAATTTATTTTGTACATATTAAGACAACGAATCTTCTTGCTAGTACTTTTTATAGTGAATTTTTTAGGAACGATTTATGGCTATTACTGGTATGAGAATCAACTCATGGCGACGCCGCCTCAATTTTTACTATTTGTGCCAGATAGTCCAACGGCGAGTCTCTTTATTACTATTGCAATCGGATTCTTTTTGTTCGGTAAAAGGTGGCCGTTTATCGAAGCTTTTGCAGCAGTCACCTTAATAAAATATGGGCTGTGGGCCGTCGCAATGAATTTAGGAGCTCAAGCTACTGGCACACCTTTGAGCCTAGTTAGCTGGATGCTAATCCTAAGTCACGCAGGGATGGCTCTTCAAGCATTTCTATACATGCCTTATTTTAGAATCAAGCCAATTCACCTTGTATTAGTTGCTATTTGGACATTATTTAATGACTTTATTGATTACTATTTCGATATGCATCCGTGGGTAGCAAGGTCCCTTGAGCCCTTCATGACAGAAATTGCGGTGTTTACTGTATCTCTAAGTATCTTTTCCTTACTTAGCGTTTATTTACTTAATAAGTATCTTCCTAAAGTTGATCTCAGATAGCATGTCTAACCCTCCTATTTTGCTCATATGGATAAGCAAGATAGGAGGCGAAGACTGTGAAATTTATTATCGGATTCATCCTTTTAGTATCCAGTATGTATCCTTTACCATATACCTATGCGATGCAAGAATCTGAGCAAGACTTTAGTTTTCTTGAGGATAGCGCCAAACGCATTGTACAAGCTATCGACGAAGAGGACTACATACGTGCAAGAGAATCTATTCTTTTATTTGAAAATCAATTTGAAGAAATGAGCCCCAAATTACCGATTCAAACCCTGCATATTCTGATTAGAGAAGAGAGAGCTTTGAAAGAAGAGCTCTCAAAAGCGAATACGGGAAATTTGGATAAAACTAAGGCCTATTCTTTTCTCTTAGTTGTACAAGCTATTAATGGTGATCAAGCCTACAAAGAGCAATTGAAACTTTTATATGAGGATGTCCGTAGTAGTATAAAGAATTCTAATGAGGATATTAATAATGCTTTTAAAAAAGCAAAAGCTCGATACAATGTAACAAAAAGTGTTTTTGAGCTATGCTTGTCAGAAGAAGAATTTTATCCACTGAAGGCTCTTGCTGAAAGGTATTTCACGACTCCTACCGATTTACATGTAGCGAAGCAGTTAGAAGGTCATTTAAAAGAGATTGTATATGACCAAAAAAGGAACGAAGGAATTTTATTCGTTATTTATTTGGTCACGATTTCTATCCTCTCTTCCATGACATATGTCAGCTATAAAAAACTCAAGGTTGAGCGTGAAGAGAAGCTAAAAAAGCCTGTTAGAAGGCGGATTCGTTGACACCTTTCAAAAGTTTGACTAAAATTGATCATAAGGAATAGTAAGAGGAGGAATGTACCCATGTTTGAAACATTTGGAGGCTTTTTAATTTATTTTGCGGCCCTATTAATTATCCCAATGTGGGCTAGTTCGCGCGTTAAAAATACGTATCGTAAATATTCTCAAATACAGGCTTCTTCGGGTATGACTGGAGCAGATGTGGCGAGAAAAATATTACAAGATAATGGTATATATGATGTTACTGTTGAGCCAGTGAAAGGACAGCTTACTGATCATTATGACCCACGTAAGAAGGCTGTACGTTTATCGGAAGCGAATTACTATGGTCGATCGGTAGCAGGAGCAGCTGTCGCTGCGCACGAGGTTGGCCACGCCATGCAGGATGCAGAAGACTATAGTTTTCTTCGCTTTCGCCATGCGTTAGTTCCTGCAGCAGGATTTGGATCAAATACATCCATTTTCTTAATTATGGGTGGAATTCTCTTTACGATCTCAGAGCTTGTGCTACTCGGTGTCATTTTTATGTCCTTCGCGGTACTATTCCAGCTTGTTACATTGCCGGTAGAATTCAATGCATCTAGCAGAGCGATGGGACAAATGGTATCCTCAGGTGTTATTCGAAATGATGAGGAACGTGAAACGAAAAAGGTACTAGATGCTGCGGCATTAACG
This window contains:
- a CDS encoding menaquinol-cytochrome c reductase cytochrome b/c subunit — encoded protein: MHRGKGMKFVGDSRVSAERKPNIPKDYSEYPGKTEAFWPNFLLREWMVGAVFLIGFLILTVAHPAPLQAVADPTVSGYIPLPDWYFLFLYQLLKYEFAAGPYTVMGAVVIPGIAFGALLLAPWLDTSKERRPHKRPIASGLMLLGVISIIFLTWESVDQHDWEAAANIGQLDESGVEIDEAAAGYEIYQTQDSCIGCHGGDMMGGAAGPNMFQSDYSTEEVIDIIVNGQGAMPGGQFDGSDEELETLAAFIANDGQQPEGEGGGGGEAEEGGEGEEDADANANEEANANE
- a CDS encoding DUF1405 domain-containing protein; translation: MGEFILYILRQRIFLLVLFIVNFLGTIYGYYWYENQLMATPPQFLLFVPDSPTASLFITIAIGFFLFGKRWPFIEAFAAVTLIKYGLWAVAMNLGAQATGTPLSLVSWMLILSHAGMALQAFLYMPYFRIKPIHLVLVAIWTLFNDFIDYYFDMHPWVARSLEPFMTEIAVFTVSLSIFSLLSVYLLNKYLPKVDLR
- a CDS encoding zinc metallopeptidase, producing the protein MFETFGGFLIYFAALLIIPMWASSRVKNTYRKYSQIQASSGMTGADVARKILQDNGIYDVTVEPVKGQLTDHYDPRKKAVRLSEANYYGRSVAGAAVAAHEVGHAMQDAEDYSFLRFRHALVPAAGFGSNTSIFLIMGGILFTISELVLLGVIFMSFAVLFQLVTLPVEFNASSRAMGQMVSSGVIRNDEERETKKVLDAAALTYVAAALVAVAELIRFVLMFLAMNRD